GATATTTTGGGTTGTTGGTCTATTCTCTGTCAagcagttacactgaggtgttttaaaactccaggaacacacacattaacatgccACTATCCCATCTGTgtgacagcagtgctgagaatgatcccaCCACCGAATAATACCTTTTTGCGATGGTTATATGGGGGTTCTCACCACTAATGAAAAGGGCACACAAATTTTGCAGAGGAAAAATTGGATGGCAATCTTTCATTGTAGAACTACTAAGTGAACCTATTTGATAAGTGGATCAAATCTAATGGACAATAAGTATATATACAAGGGGAAATAAATAGGAATAAAttagtgagtgaatatttataatctataataataatcagtgtGTTAGACCAACAGAACCTCATAATCCACAGCCTCTCAATCCCATTTCTGGAGACTTCctgcacattttcatatttttaatgctCTAACACACCAACCTAAATTAATTCTgacccagtttcccaaaagcatcttagtaTTAATATCATCCAACTGGTAGAGAGTGTTCAGTTTGATGCTCACCCTGCCATTTAACAATCACCTTTTTTGCTAAGATGCTTTTGAGAAGCTCAGCTCTGGTTGCCACAGAAATTTGCAATGCGTATTTCAACCCATGCCTTCAATCCACTGTCATAATCCAAAAACAAGTTAAACAATCAAAACAGTCAAGCTCAGCATCTTTTTGTTTGCGTGTTGTAATACATTGTGTGAGGAGAGCTCATGCATCAACCATGCTGTggcacagagaacacattttgtttGCTGCTTGGATGAATCTGCAATCTACTGTCTTTGATACAGggacaacacaaacacaggaaaGCAAAACGATTGAAGATCAGCAACTTTTCCTCTGAGCTAGCAATCTCAGCCTAATTGGTTGGCTCCTGTCCAGCAGCTGCCCATCCACCCACAGAATGAATAAGCTGTTAGGCCACACTGAATAATATGCACTCTTCAAGGTTTTCAACTGTCCAGTTTTATGATGTAGATGTAAGAAATGCTGAGAAAGTCCGACACTTGTCCAGTCCCTTTTTTCCCCAAGCACTGAGGATGTGTTATAAGCCAGGTTTATAAGCATAGCCTCACCCAGTGGAGGTAGCGTGAAGCTAGTTTGCTTCTGGAATGTTTCAAGATCTAAAAAGATAGATATTGTTCTTTTCAAGCAATTTCAAATTGATTAAAGGGAAGATCCCAATTAAATGAAAAGGAATACTCCAACATTTCTCAATCTGATCTCTATCTGCCGAATCTGTGGCATTTGGTTAGTTACTGTTAACAGTATATGTGAAGTCTTTCCTTGTAATCAGTAAAGGACAGAAGACGCAGTAACCTTACATACACTTACAATAGAATCCAATGAGCATATGCTACCAGTAGGcagattttctgttattttcttaATAAGACGTTGTCCATGCTAATTGATGGCATAATATAGGTGCACCACATAGAGATGAGGGAAGATCACTGAAGCAATCCTTTAATTAatgcaaaatgatcaaaacattACTTGAAAATTAAGATCACTAATAAATACtacaataattacaaataatattaataatgttgGTGTGAAATACTGCATTAGCCTAGtaatacatatcactgctgctggaacaaaaccttgttctatttttttttttcataaattgaaaatggtaGCTGTCGTTTACACTGggttaaaatgacaaatgaaatGTGCCAAAATTACTTCAATTGAGTTCAATTAACTTATACAATATAAGTCTGACATCATGCATAGctatttaaagctacactatgttaCTTTTGGGGATTTggccctctctggtggaaatctgtaattgcacacaacgtGCAGAAGAACATTGTATAACATGAGATGTGCCTTAGAGGATGAATTCATCATGATTACGAGTGTaatgaaagaaaattaaaagaGAACTTGGtgaagtgttttattttgaaggaTGTAAGTAAATGATCCACTATTGTCATCTTATTGTTGATTTTGCTTTTGAGGCCTAAACACTGAACAGGACCTTCTctttgactctgtgtgtgtgatgtaaatATGTACAGACATACAGTATGACATGGTCCAAAAACCTCCCACAAAATTTTACTGGACagctctgacttttaaatgattgttttaggctttacagggtgacttacagcaacacatgcacactatattttactgtgttttatttctcctgactcagtagtGCTAcctctttcaattttaacataACAATCTAACATAGGACAGCTTTAAacatcataattcatttctagGTCTACAAAATGCTAGAACAACTGCAAACAGTCATGACCAGATCACTGCTTGTGGCCTTGTGCCCTTTTTCCTGCTGCCTGTCTCTGGTCTCTATGTTGAGCGCTATGACTTGGCTGAGGAGCACGGTACTAGATAGAGTGAAGTATGAAGTATACTGAGCTGTGACAGACATACAGCGAACCCATCAGTGTCTGCCTGATAGAGTGCAAGAGACAGAATGTAGCCAAAAGGCAGGAGACTCATCACTCATCTCTGTCCCGTCAGTAAAACAGATTTGATTTGTCAGGCCTGGAGATTGTAACCTTGAGGTTGCTCAACACACATGGTGCCACACGTACAGTGCACACAGTCTTGAGCGACCTGAGCTGTTTATAACAATAACAAGCCATTTATTGCTATATGttgttgctgtcataacaaaatttTACATCTCTGACATATTAACTTTATGTATTCCTGtatttttggtccatttctgttggttcattcatcatcaaCTTGTCACAACTTGTTAAAGGCAGctggtactttcaaattatgaaaaataaaaaagtaaaaaagaggCTTGAAGTTTCAATATGGCAGCAGCAATGTTAAAGCACAATGCAAAAGTTGTggcattttctattttatgttatgttattttttccaacatgttaatcTCTGTAAATGAATtgaaactgtgcattaaaattttaaaaatgctatatttGTCTACAACCATGtataggatgtgttaacttactttcaatCTTTTGTACatgaaaaagcagagagagatgaCATTTACTTAACCaaaaatgtgcatttcctgaaggaaccgCAGAAGGGTTGCACTATATGGTTCCCAtttgttgctaggcagttgctatggtatctcatgTGGTTGCAAAATTGCTGCTAGGGAGTTGTCATTGTATATGGGGtgtttatttagttgtttgTAGTGTGTTAGCTACACATTGTTGAAAATGTATGGGAGTCTATGTGAGGAACAAGGGATGAAAAAAATGAGACATAGAGGAGTGCAGGTCAGTatggctgtggattagagcttgGGGACCTACCCTGAGTGAGTACATGTATTTTGGTACCTGTTGGGCAAAGGAAAAAGAGGGCTGGGGTTTGAGCAAAAATGAACGGGACTCTATGGGAGGAGCGAGGGAAGGAAAAATGACACATCAAGGATGTGCTGATCTGTATGGCTGTGCAGTAGACTTTGGGGTCCTATCCTTTGTGAGTACAGGTAGTTTGGTGGCTGTAGGGCAACAATGTAACAGAGTTTGTGTGGTACAGAAAATGAGAGGGACTCTATAGGAGaaacgagggatgaaaaaactGATAAACAGATGAGTGCATGTCAGAACAACGTAtcccatttatatatataagccTGAGTCACGGAATCAGACTGGACAATCTGGAGCTGGAACAGTCTTGATAACTTTGTTGAAATGTGTTGAAATGTGTTGAAATGACGGAGTTGTGCTTTGCTTTGCATAATTAATGTTGGATTATTTTCCATTTCTGTTAAGAATAGAGCACCACGGCAGCATGTCTTTCTTCcaccatttattttctttttataaataacagtaataagGGATAAATTACATCTTCAATGTTATGTCTATTTACAGGTGTACTGGTATGTACAGGTGTAGATTCACATGACAGTTGAAGAAATGTCTATATATGTAGAACTATATGCAAAAAGATTTGCTACAACATTTTACATAAGACATGAAATTTTAAGTAAACAAGTATGCAATTTAATAACATTACTAACTATGATAATTTAAGCATGTAGAACTTTCCTTCGCATtgaaaaaagtttaaatagATGTTGTCTACATGTCTTTATCAGGCACTGTAAACAGCTTCACGCACATGGGCACCTTTGAATATGCAACCTGAATTATAGCTTCATGTGCATCACAATACActaaaaaaaagcaacacattGAACTTACTTGATTAAAATAGGTACATAATTTCCTCATGAATAATAAAGCCTGTCACTATCAAGATTTCATAAGCTGATGAAATTTAATGTCAGTGTATGTAACCACTACAGCTCTATAACAGTACAGGCCTAAAGtggctcaaataaacaaatgttactcCATTCTTCTCTTTGTGGGATTCTtttggtttaaaataaaataataaacctCCAAAGTAAGagttctgaccaatcacaagagAGATGTTGtcaccaacaaaacataatGGATTTAAACTCAATAAAGAAATCGGTAACTAAATATCAACAGCTTGAATTTAAGTtaaaagttcaaataaaatgagcacaaatatattgatattttatgtaaatatacatactagaataaatataaatacccCCCTCTGACTTCATGTGACATATTTTAATTATAATCATGCCCACACTGGAATCAACTAAATTCAGTGCAGTACTTTTTCTGTCTTGAAAGCTTAACTCAGAGCTCATCAGACTCAGGGATAAACACGGGCGGCACGGACGACATGGGCTTTAGGCTGACAGTAGGCAGGACCAGAGGGGCACTTTCAGCCACCCAGCCTAGAGCTGTCCTGTTGAAGGAGGGTCGTGCGGACACATGTTCTGCTGGAGGTGCTGGGGGAGGAAGGCTGGGGATGCTCGAGACAGTGTCCACCTCAAGTGGCTTCACTGGGACTTTAGGTGCTTTTCCAAAGCCGCCGAAAGGAGTGGCCACCCTAGAGGACGTCAAATGACAAATTAGATGTTAATGCTGCTACACTGAGAAGACTGAGGAAGGAACTGGCTGAGGACACAGCTCTCACAAAGTGCCGTCTCATTGCAGTAAAAAATAGCATGGTCTCAAACAAGTCACCTCTTGTTAAAGCAAGCTTGAGATGATACTCTTACACTCTACTCACtgtttcaaattcaaaatgacctTGCTAACTACACAGTTCTAATTTGAAAATTGCTGAGCTGCAtttttttgcttagaaaatATGGCCAAATCAACTGGGGAAAGGAACTGGCTGGGAATACAGCTTTGGTACAACAGAATCTCATTACAATGAAAAATAACACATCCCAAACAATTCACCTCTAGTAAATGCAAGCTTGGGTAAATCTAAGGCAAAGTTTCATTCATTCTACTCACTACTTCAAATTACCTTGCTAACTATACCATTCAAAAATTGATGAGCTGCATCTTTTCGCTCACAAAATATGGTCCACTCTCACTACAAGGCAGGATTATTGGCTCCTGCAGTATCCCTCATAGAGGAGGAAGGCTGCTGATAAAACCATAATTCACTAGGAGAAGACAGCTAGGTTATAGACGTTCTTTATGGAGAGCACTACTCACCGGTTAAAGCTCTTGTACTCTGGTATTTCAGGTCTGGGCTCAAGTTCAGGCATTTGTACATGCAGTGTGTCAGCTAGAGAAGGGTCACTGCTGATGGCCTGCTCCCATGGAGAGTGGTAGGATTTGGGAATGGCTGTGCAGTTGAACCTCTCTGCTGGAACATCCTTTAAAGGACCTCCTAAAAATGGACATGGAACAAATCAATGGCTCCTGTTAAATGAGGATGAGGAGCCTCTTTCTCCAGGCTTCTTAGTGGTCATTCCATTGGTAAAGTTAAACTagaatatcactgctgttggaccaaaacctccaaaatggtaactttatataGGCGAAGGAAAAAGCATACTTAACTTATAATGTAAAACAATGGGaccagacattttcccaagtaattctgggccatTTCCTTTAGTcaattcatcttgaaatttacaaaaaaatgaaggacATTTTtggggtattttcaaattatgtcaaaaactaaaaaacaacaacaaaaatgcagGTACaaagttttgctctgacagAAGCAATATGTTTTATGATTATAAACAAATCTATTTTCTCCACATTACTCTGCTATCAGTTAACTAggaaacatttgtgttgtattgGGCTGCTGGGGAGCAATGAGTGGTAAAAACCCCATGCTGTAAAGTCAATTCACATCTCTCCACAAAGAAGGCCAGgttaaaataaaatggacaatacaAAATGGGCCTTCTTGTTGTCAAAATTGTTAAATGACCACAATAAAAAAGCattcaaacacaataaaaaacacttttgtaaaTGTGGTGCCACTTTGTCTTAAGTATGCCTAAtaaccatgtaattacacactaACAATGCaagcaacaacaatgtaaaagTTGGTAATAGATTCACTGTTACTGATGGATTACAGTAGTACAACTTATGTAAAAAAACGTGTAACAGCTTCAGGTTTACTCATGTAATGACACAAAAGTATCTCAATAGTCATGTCATAACAGCATATGttctcttatgtaattacatgtttgTAATATGTGGGTAATAACATTTGTATTAATTGCTATAGTAGTACGCCTGTGTTGTGATTTAGTAATATAACCAAATTTCTGGCTTAAACTcattttgtaatgtgaatgGTATTAAGGTGTATGAGTCTTTCAGCTCATACAATATTAGCCTCACCTTATTACACATGTTATTACATAAAGGAAACTGCTGCTATCAAGATATGCTTGTGTACTTTTTAAGTGACAGTACTATAATCCATCTGAAACATACATcagcagtagttacattgttgctGTAATACATATGTTACTACACATTTATTACAGACACTTAATATACATAGACCATAAATATTTGCTTGCTCATCAACAACGACAGAAGTATACTTTgcttcctaaatggttctttgattgGACATGCAGTTCTAGTAAATTGGCATTgaaacttttacatttaaaaaaagtttcttcacaCTGTCATGTCTCATTTCCAAAGATGCTTCTTTAAGGAATTACACCTTGTAAGGTTCTTTAGATAGCCAAAAATTGGTTCTGTGGCATTTCTCCAAAGAATACCTTTTGTGTGCAGGTCTTGTGGTACCATGaggcagaaaaagagaaggaatgaCAGACAGTGAACAGTGCACCTTGAAGATAGGCGGCCAAAAAGACCTCCCACGTGGAAAAGGGAGAAACAGACCATGTGATAGGAGATGAGAAATGAGCCTTAGCTGGCCGAGCAGAGAGACAGCCATAGGTCAAGGAGACACATTACCTGCTGTGCCATCATGGGAAAAGAATGCACCATGCCTGCAGGCGTCTTTAAAGAATACTCTccatgaacacatttgtgtgtgcTTGTATGATCTGAAGACAGAGccactttcattttaaatgacttaACTAAAATCACTAAAAAGATGATTTGTATTTCCAAAGATTCCCTATAATCAGCATAAAACCTTGCAGTCCATTGATCATTTTTTgtgttgtatgtaaatataaGAATTTTATGattcactgttagaaataaaggtactgtgtaggtacatttttcattcagggTACAAATGATATAATTACAATAGTGGTTTTAAGGTTTTGTACACCTTAAATAACTTTTTCcgagtggaaaagtagatatttgtctTTGCATAACTTTTCatatttgtcttttcatagctcttcataacctaatgtttgaaacagaacaataaaaataaaatgaaaagcctggagaagagatggggtgtgt
This window of the Pygocentrus nattereri isolate fPygNat1 chromosome 2, fPygNat1.pri, whole genome shotgun sequence genome carries:
- the myoz2a gene encoding myozenin-2a, giving the protein MSQPFFLTTRERKMQAAAICREVHGADESEVDVGRKVNAPKEIMLEELSLASNRGSRLFKMRQKRSEKYTFENIQNEANAQINNSVIPAVPVNEATDIKTNVNGVADQADPCTSPGIMAPGGPLKDVPAERFNCTAIPKSYHSPWEQAISSDPSLADTLHVQMPELEPRPEIPEYKSFNRVATPFGGFGKAPKVPVKPLEVDTVSSIPSLPPPAPPAEHVSARPSFNRTALGWVAESAPLVLPTVSLKPMSSVPPVFIPESDEL